The genomic window acggcttgaacactTTTGatacaaggttgaccactaaccatacgatgaaaaGAGAGactcaattttaagtgaaaCTTAATCCTAAACCGTCTCTTTGTACTAAGACAAGTGTTGTAAGGGATAATAGCTTTTAGCTGCACTTATTGAGTGAGGTAACCGCGtaataaaatactagttttcgccaatctatacttatctacatatactaatattataaagctgaagagtttgtttgtttgtttgaacgcgctaatctcaggaactacaagtccgatttgaaaaattctttcagtgttagatagcccatttatcgaagaaggctatactCTATATAcacatgctacgaccaataggagcagggaaaattttgacccatttttgtaaagcaagcgaagttgcgcgagtcagctaatttttgattaaatattattaaatttaaaaataaatcatttgtagtgtaatattactaaaaaatatatgttttccTATTTCCCAGGGTATAAACTTCACAAACTTCACTCTACACATGACTTGCGGTATTCTGTTCGTATGTGTACAGACATACTTGCATTTAAGGTTCATATTTAGAGATATTAGCAAATTGAAGCTTACGGAATCCAGGGAAATACAGGGTGAGTGACTTTTATCgtattttattggatttttgAACAGcctgtatgtattttaatattaaatttgaggcgcccatagccagtggcgctcaccggtctgacaacgatctgtgggtgaagcaaccgttggtgcggtcattctatagatgggtgaccgcatagtggtatttgaagtgGGTGTCTCCgcgcttcgaagggcacgtaaaaaaggcggttccggctgttgtctacttagatgacagtcgttaagccatgtcaaaggcctttcgggcgggttgaccactaaccatacgataagaagaagaatattaaATGGCGACCTCCGGGGCGCAGTGGTTATAAATATAGTCACACGCCGCTACctttgcgtcgggaggtcgtgggttcgattcccacacggaactttgtatccgttgtttgtatgtttgtaaaagtccccacgacaagagcaattcttagtgcgggagttgtcttatagAACAAACAGAACAATCAAACAAAGCCTAATccctcccttattccgggaggaaaCTGTGGAGGGGTCACCAATGTGGAGGGGTCACCAATGTGGAGGTTTGTGCTTCGGGGTAGTGGCGATAAATAACGTACTGCATTATACATGATACATATATTTTCTGGTACCAGactattacaataaactactacatattaataactaaatatatgtcCTAACTAAATGAGTGCGCGGAGACGACTGCCGCGTCGGACTATCGCAGGCGTGCGCCTGACTAGGCAATGCAGCATCAGCAGTGTCGCTACAAaacctttgcctagcagtgggacgataaaagattttttttttattcatagatGTTCGTCAACAATTGCAAATATGGCGACGTACCATAGACTCTCTTCCCAACTTATCTCGCGACCAGCAGATCGTTCGAACTCAGTTGGACAAGAAGATACGCAAGCTGACTACCTGGTTCGATACCCTGGTGAAGCAAGCGAGGAAGTCTACCTGCTCTAAAGAGTGTTATGAAACTATGTTGGCTGATATGAGGAAAAAGGTaggtagttttttgtttttttataataaggtttttttCGTTGATAATAATTTTGGAAGAAATTATTTGGACggataatttatataaaactatatgtATGCGCCGAGTAGGTTCATTGTAGTATAAATGATTtctaaaaaaagcatttttgataattattatcacCATGGTGGATTTTGCACACagagttttgtattttttctatttgtaAGCATGTATACTTTATTACAATATGATATGTGAAATGTTCTACTTTTTGTCTGTATAAAAGAAAAACcctttaaaattacttactacACAAGACAATCTCAAAATAcgacaaaacattaattttataataataatatgtttgttacagTATAAGATTAaagacaaagtgctattgatcAAATGCTTCGTCACCATTTCATTCGTCGTCGTAGCATTCTTTCTACACTCCATACCAGAGTTTAGTAAGTATTGAAGTATGATTTATTATACaagatttatctatacttaatattataaagctgaagagtttgtttgtttgtttgaacgcgctaatctcgggaactactggtccgatttgaaaaattcttttagtgctagatagcccatttatcgaggaaggctataggctatatatcatcacgctacgaccaataggagcagagtaccagtgaaaaatgttacaaaaacggggaaaattatgattctctaatgtgacgcaagcgaagttgcgcgggtcagctagtttaaaacataattcTTACTGACTGACAACGAAACCAAAACTATTGAACGCCAGAAACTGAATATTGGGATATTGTTTCGCGAAGAATGTAGAGAAGCACTGAGAGAACATTTTTAGATATTCCATCCCGAAGGGGGTGAAATTCCACTTGGGTGTGGTCTGAGTGGTTTTGTTTCCGTTTTCAAAAATGAtctaaaaatgaatttaattaaacaatttagaGTCTAGAGTTCATAAAGTTCATTCTAGTTATGAGCATGGGCCTAATATTGTCactggcgaaacgtgggtgttcCAGTACATATTTCATAGCCTCTACCTACACATTAGGGGTAAATCAGGCAagttatttttttggaaattatattcgtatgtatgtaatatcCAGATCGCGTGTCCCTGGGCTGGACAGCACTGCTGGGAGCGCTGCTGCTACTGACCCTTTCAGACCGAGATGACCTGGAGCCAATACTGCACAGGATCGAGTGGTCCACGCTACTGTTCTTTGCTGCACTCTTCGTACTCATGGAGGTACAGTATCCGACTACAGTACAGACACTAGCAGACCGAGATGACCTGGAGCCAATACTGCACAGGATCGAGTGGTCCACGCTACTGTTCTTTGCTGCACTCTTCGTACTCATGGAGGTACAGTATCCTACTACAGTACAGACACTAGCAGACCGAGATGACCTGGAGCCAATACTGCACAGGATTGACCCCCATCCCTCTCACAGGTCGCAACTTTACCCCGTCACCCACTACCGCCCCCTATACACTAAGCCAATCACACCATAAGCCTCATACCACACTTCAAATTTCTTCTACTTCTTTTCCTTCTTTAAACCTATCTTCTCTACACTACCCCCCACCTCAATGTTTTCTTGCTTTATGCCTCCTTCTTCCTCAACCTTTCTCCCCCCCCCCTTTCAAAACCTCCGCTTGAAGCCACCCTCCTCATTCCAATAAAATCTGATATATCTAGTCTTTATTTCACCTGGTAGACTAACCGGTACTTATTCAGTAGTAATAAAAACttgagtttattatttttttccttttttcagGCATTAGCAAAGCTAGGTCTGATAGACTACATAGGAGGTTGGACGGAAGCTCTCATCTTAAGAGTGGATGAAAGTGACAGACTGGCTGTAGCCCTCGTGCTTATGGTCTGGGTAagtgtttaatacatttgttcattgtatggttagtggtcaacctagtgtcaaagttgttcaagccgcccgtaggcctttgacgtggcttaacgactgttatcttattaatttaaaaattaattaaaatcagcCGAAAGTGACATTTACGtacccttcgaagcacggagacggtCAAATATCattacggtcacccatccatagaatgaCCGCGATAAAGTTGCTTACCCATATTTATTTGGGGATGTATAGGGGGAGTATTACATAGGGGACAGCGAAACCTCTCATTATCactgtaaaattttacattagGCATTTATTTGAACCTAACTTAAATACGAAACtttgacgtcactatgtcgtagtTCAATACAAAagtgtgtttttgacatttcataaagactAGCTGATTTGATTGTTAGTCTATCTAAGTGACCtatctaaatatatacatatcTGTCTATAGTCATGTCTCAGTAAATGTGTATAACAAAATTTAgacatgcaagatttcatcaccAAGTTTTCCTATACGtgtagttttatgtattttattattaattcatttatttcaagGTATCGGGTATAACCTCAGCGTTCGTGGACAACGTGCCGCTAACGACCATGATGATCAGGGTTGTGACGTCACTGGGCACGAACCCGACCCTCAACTTGCCCATGGCGCCGCTTATATGGGCACTGTCTTTCGGAGTTTGTTTAGGAGGTAAggaataatatataaaaatctatactaatatactaatataccaataatactataaagctgaagagtttgtttgtttgtttgaacgcgctaatctcaggaactactggtccggttctaaaaattatttcagtgttagatagcccatttatcgaggaaggctataggctatatatcatcacgctacaaccaaaaggagcagagtaccagtaaaaaatattacaaaaacggtgaacattttgacccattctctatataaatacatagtatcacgcctgttatacctgaaggaaGAGGTGTCTGAAAATATACTCACGTTTCGCTATTGGCTGTTGCAAAACCAGTTTTCCGTTCATGCAGTCATGTAATCAAAATTGTTCtgtattattatacaactaTAAAGatgatttcttttaatatttttcattacacCTTTAAATGTCTTTCACCGTATCCATGCTATTCgaattattatttgattcaaTAGTTCAGGttgaaagattaacaaacaaTAGTCcgagagattagcgcgttcaaacaaacaacctttTTAGTATCGATGAAAAATTGGAAGGGAatattctatactaaaataataatgcacttttgtaaactttttcCAGGTAACGGCACTCTCATAGGAGCCAGCTCAAACGTGGTATGTGCCGGCGTGGCGGAGCAGCACGGCTACCGGTTCAGCTTCGTGCAGTTCTTCAAGATCGGCTTCCCCGTGATGCTGGGCCACCTGGTCGTCGCCACCGGCTACCTGCTGCTCTGTCACTGCGTCTTTACGTGGCATTAGACCATTTTATGTGTGTACCAATAAATTCAGGAATTTTACAGTTCAAAGCATTTTTGAACTCCAAGTCCACTTCACAAACATTTCAACGTTCCCCCAATGTCAATGCCCTTGACCGagttggtggactcaaggcctaaccccacccTCATTACGTGAGGAGACacctgcccagcagtgggacagtaataggttaaatttattcatgaatttaaaaaaatatatatttttcaatacgaTTTTTTTCTTGGGCAATGGTCCGTCCATATTTTATCTTAGATCTTTTGAGAATAAAAAGTACAATGTTATATCAaagttgttaataataatttaggcgtaatttatattatttttaagcaattaagtaagttttatttataaattaaataataattaaatcaagaATGTTAgaacatcattttattttattaattgttgtattttttatatgataatgttgatgtttaaaatataagttattattatatttactgttgtaaattaagtacaataattgttttatatttatacaaacattgaataaaattgttttatattttattaaacattgtCTTACAAATAAACATGGTGTAAGCTCTTAGTTATACAGTTGtcactttcaattaattttgaaactatataTGAGTGAAGACAATACACTGTATAactatataatagaatacgggaattaacgcgaacacgcattttaccttaaaatgccttacgtttcggcgcaggttgcactcgccgtgcagtcggcctgcgaccacggcgagttcGGCGAgtttcgcgttaattcctgtatcctattatattaggtcggggaaatagtcttttcgcattatagtatgtatgaacttgtaataaaatctctttggcttcaagaatcacaaatgagtacacggttcattaggtttttttcagtgagctcgtgaggtacccaattatcgagattttttgtgtagaaaaaagattttattacaagttcatacatactataatgcgaaacgactttttccccgacctaatatattaaacatgcaacgcgagagtttaaaagttatgactgtataactaatcagaactTACAACACGTTTATGTAAGACAATTAGTGTCATACTTTTtacttaagtaggtacatgAAATTGtgatagaattaaataaattatttctatataaaaatgatctattttatttattaacatcaAACCATTTATAGTCttagcaatattataaatgcgaaagtttgtacatattttttgtgatcGCAATAAAGATATAAGATATTTGTTCTTGGTTTTATTTGTGTACAAAAGtccaattttcatacattttcaattaaataaatcctcaaaaaaccggcctagtgcgagtcggactcgcgcacgaagggttccgtaccaaaaataggaaaaaacacgtttattgtataaataaaatattaaggggTCCCCCCTGCCatgttttttttctcatttttagtatttgttgttaaagcggcaacggaaatatgccgtttgtgaaaatttcagctttctagctatcacggtttatgagatacagcctggagacagacagcggaggcttagtaatagggacccgttttaccctttgggtacggaaccctgaAATAGACTTCATAGGTATACTGGTAGTgtataaagtaaattaacaCTTAGAATACTTTAATTACTTTGGTTCGTCACTgcgaccgccgccgccgctatctAGAACGCTCATATCTTTGTGGAACTGTTAGGTTACATGAAATGAAaagtacaaacatattatagcaTAAAACCTGAATTGAACGAGATATTTTTTGCTCCGGGATATCTTTCCACGTGAAGTTGAACGCAGGAGCTAGTCTAAATATAAGTATATgcaactcaaaggtgactgactgactgatctATCAACgtacagcccaaaccactggaccgATCGGGccgaaatttggcatgcaggtagatgttataacgtaggcatccgctaagaaagggttttgatcaattctacccctaaggggataaGGTAagggatgaaattttgtatgaaactttgtcaattttaaaccgatTGGACTGAAACTTTGCATGTAGATAGCTACTATGACGTATTAATAGCGTATAGAGTAAATTAACACGTAGAATATTTAATTACCTAACTTTGGTTCGTTACTgcgaccgccgccgccgccgctatctAGAACGCTCATATCTTTGTGTAACTGTTAGGTTACATGAAATTAAAGgtacaaacatattaaagtaTAAAACCTGAATTGACCGAGATAATTTTTGTCCCGGGATGTTTTAAACGAAGTTGTAGGGTCTACTattaaaatcctactaa from Anticarsia gemmatalis isolate Benzon Research Colony breed Stoneville strain chromosome 28, ilAntGemm2 primary, whole genome shotgun sequence includes these protein-coding regions:
- the LOC142984876 gene encoding P protein-like isoform X1, whose translation is MSEQYERKLNDSSSSQLAAMSVWLEKWRLKSHVQEYVGAADVDTVQVSTNWTILLNHEDQLDFQESEVRSSILYLTSAHSNHSIYAVRMRTTSNVTTPFTVSYTVDPLNPTAGIVYALTLLCALYVLIVFEIINRTMAALLLSTTSLAALSLAGERPTLTELVTWVDVETLLLLFSMMLLVAIMTETGLFDYIAVLTFQLAKGKTWSLITLLCIITTILSLLFDNVTTVLFMTPVTIRLCEVMDLDPIPVLMSMVLFCNLGGTATPVGDPPNVIIASNKIVVQAGINFTNFTLHMTCGILFVCVQTYLHLRFIFRDISKLKLTESREIQDVRQQLQIWRRTIDSLPNLSRDQQIVRTQLDKKIRKLTTWFDTLVKQARKSTCSKECYETMLADMRKKYKIKDKVLLIKCFVTISFVVVAFFLHSIPEFNRVSLGWTALLGALLLLTLSDRDDLEPILHRIEWSTLLFFAALFVLMEVQYPTTVQTLADRDDLEPILHRIEWSTLLFFAALFVLMEALAKLGLIDYIGGWTEALILRVDESDRLAVALVLMVWVSGITSAFVDNVPLTTMMIRVVTSLGTNPTLNLPMAPLIWALSFGVCLGGNGTLIGASSNVVCAGVAEQHGYRFSFVQFFKIGFPVMLGHLVVATGYLLLCHCVFTWH